One genomic segment of Polynucleobacter sp. MWH-UH2A includes these proteins:
- a CDS encoding YciI family protein, with protein sequence MIFAILLMDRPGTADLRVKVRPEHRAYLGQQAERMAFAGPLTSEDGQTVTGSLLVMDFPSRAAVDEWLSNEPFTKAGVYEKPVIHVFNNMWAQKVGFPPAA encoded by the coding sequence ATGATTTTTGCAATTTTATTAATGGATAGACCCGGTACTGCGGATTTACGTGTGAAGGTTCGGCCTGAGCACCGTGCTTATTTAGGTCAGCAAGCTGAGCGCATGGCATTTGCTGGACCACTTACTTCTGAAGATGGTCAAACGGTTACTGGAAGTCTCTTGGTGATGGATTTTCCAAGCAGGGCTGCAGTAGATGAGTGGCTCAGTAACGAGCCATTTACTAAAGCAGGTGTATATGAAAAGCCCGTTATTCATGTATTTAATAATATGTGGGCGCAAAAGGTAGGATTTCCGCCGGCAGCATAA
- a CDS encoding DUF1080 domain-containing protein: protein MKLTLKKIAFFFICLHLAICNPAIAQNQDGFVDLIDGVSLSGWNIVGNANWVIGNGIIEGNKPMGFLVSTKSYKNFIIKAEFWAESNTNSGIFIRCQDPNKITAANGYEVNIWDTRPEQAYATGAIVDVAKVNPIHKAGGRWNTMEIVANGSHFKVSMNGVVTVGDGQDSRFAEGVIALQSAGGIVKFRKLQIKPI, encoded by the coding sequence ATGAAATTGACCCTCAAGAAAATCGCCTTCTTTTTTATCTGTTTGCATCTGGCGATTTGCAACCCCGCCATTGCTCAAAATCAGGATGGCTTCGTAGACCTAATAGATGGCGTTAGCCTAAGCGGTTGGAATATCGTGGGTAATGCTAATTGGGTCATTGGCAACGGCATCATTGAAGGCAATAAACCCATGGGATTTTTAGTCAGTACAAAGTCTTACAAAAACTTCATTATCAAAGCCGAGTTTTGGGCTGAGTCCAATACCAATAGTGGCATCTTTATTCGTTGCCAAGACCCAAATAAAATTACCGCTGCTAACGGATATGAAGTCAATATTTGGGATACCCGTCCCGAGCAAGCCTATGCAACCGGTGCGATTGTGGATGTTGCCAAAGTAAATCCAATTCACAAAGCAGGTGGTCGCTGGAATACGATGGAAATTGTGGCCAATGGCTCACACTTCAAAGTGAGTATGAATGGCGTTGTAACTGTAGGAGACGGACAAGATAGCCGTTTTGCAGAGGGCGTAATTGCACTTCAATCAGCAGGCGGAATTGTGAAATTTAGAAAGCTACAAATCAAACCGATTTAG
- a CDS encoding NADH-ubiquinone oxidoreductase-F iron-sulfur binding region domain-containing protein translates to MNHPKPSKEVNAVAVATADDLRETIRRKSKLKGRQADDASIAEVRQLIGNAPHRRDLLIENLHKLNDEYRALHDRHLVALAKEMNLPMPEVYEVATFYHHFEVVRGNDPVADITVRVCDGVACELAGAQNLLAKLPAILGNPNVNVVAAPCVGRCEQAPVAVVHQYPVIFANTDKVKAAVNNKLTTQPLANDDAVFEPAELAQKGVSPQGENQAVSPDYVGYESYRAKGGYALAKEIVDGKRDAESIIKAMENSGLRGLGGAGFPAGRKWRIVKDQAAPKLMAVNIDEGEPGTFKDRTYLERDPHRFLEGLLIAANVVGIDACYIYLRDEYHGCRELLEKELAKLKANPPFAIPNIELRRGAGAYICGEESAMIESIEGKRGEPRMRPPYIAQVGLFGRPTLEHNFETLYWVRDIVQRGPEWFSSYGRHDRKGLRSYSVSGRVKNPGVKLAPAGITIQELIDEYCGGMQDGHQFYGYLPGGASGGILPATMNNIPLDFDTLQPYGCFIGSAAVMVFSNQDKARDMALNVMHFFEHESCGQCTPCRVGTGKAAKLMQAKSWDQDTLEDLATVMVDASICGLGQAAPNPIRCIHKYFPQEIV, encoded by the coding sequence ATGAATCACCCAAAGCCTTCCAAAGAAGTCAACGCGGTTGCAGTTGCAACTGCAGATGATTTACGGGAGACCATTCGTCGCAAAAGTAAATTAAAAGGCCGTCAAGCAGATGACGCGTCGATTGCAGAGGTACGACAGTTAATTGGTAATGCACCTCATCGTCGTGATTTGCTCATTGAAAATTTACATAAGCTGAATGATGAGTACCGTGCATTACATGATCGTCATTTAGTGGCTTTGGCAAAAGAAATGAATTTGCCGATGCCTGAAGTGTATGAAGTTGCAACCTTCTATCATCACTTTGAAGTAGTGCGTGGTAATGATCCGGTTGCCGATATCACTGTGCGTGTGTGTGATGGCGTTGCTTGCGAATTAGCGGGCGCACAAAATTTATTAGCCAAGTTGCCTGCGATCTTGGGTAATCCTAATGTGAATGTGGTTGCAGCCCCATGCGTAGGGCGTTGTGAGCAAGCCCCAGTGGCAGTAGTACATCAATACCCTGTGATTTTTGCTAACACCGACAAAGTAAAAGCCGCAGTTAACAACAAACTGACGACTCAGCCTTTGGCAAATGACGATGCGGTCTTTGAGCCAGCAGAATTGGCTCAAAAGGGTGTTTCACCTCAGGGTGAGAATCAAGCAGTGTCTCCAGACTATGTTGGTTATGAGTCTTATCGCGCTAAGGGTGGTTATGCCTTGGCTAAAGAGATTGTGGATGGCAAACGTGATGCAGAAAGCATCATCAAGGCGATGGAAAATTCGGGTCTGCGCGGTTTGGGTGGTGCAGGCTTCCCAGCAGGACGCAAATGGCGCATCGTAAAAGATCAAGCGGCGCCTAAGCTCATGGCGGTCAATATTGACGAAGGTGAGCCAGGCACATTCAAAGACCGTACCTATCTTGAGCGTGACCCCCATCGCTTCTTAGAAGGTTTATTAATCGCTGCCAATGTCGTGGGCATTGATGCTTGCTACATCTATTTGCGCGATGAATATCACGGTTGCCGTGAGCTACTCGAAAAAGAATTAGCTAAGCTCAAAGCCAATCCTCCATTTGCAATTCCGAATATTGAATTGCGTCGTGGTGCTGGTGCCTATATTTGCGGTGAAGAATCCGCGATGATTGAAAGTATTGAAGGTAAGCGTGGTGAACCACGTATGCGCCCACCTTATATTGCACAAGTCGGTTTATTTGGTAGGCCAACCTTGGAGCATAACTTTGAGACCTTGTATTGGGTACGCGATATTGTGCAGCGTGGTCCAGAGTGGTTTAGCTCCTATGGTCGTCATGACCGTAAAGGTTTGCGTAGCTATAGCGTCAGTGGGCGTGTGAAAAACCCCGGTGTGAAACTAGCGCCAGCAGGCATTACGATTCAAGAACTCATTGATGAGTACTGCGGTGGTATGCAAGACGGTCATCAGTTCTATGGTTATTTGCCCGGTGGCGCATCTGGCGGCATCTTGCCAGCAACCATGAATAACATTCCATTGGACTTTGATACTTTGCAACCTTATGGTTGCTTCATTGGTTCTGCAGCCGTAATGGTATTTAGCAATCAAGATAAAGCGCGCGATATGGCGCTAAATGTCATGCACTTCTTTGAGCATGAGAGCTGTGGTCAATGTACACCATGCCGAGTAGGTACAGGTAAAGCTGCAAAACTCATGCAAGCCAAATCTTGGGATCAAGACACGCTTGAAGATCTGGCTACTGTGATGGTTGATGCTTCGATCTGTGGTCTAGGTCAAGCAGCGCCAAACCCCATTCGTTGTATTCATAAATATTTCCCACAAGAAATCGTATAA
- the fdhF gene encoding formate dehydrogenase subunit alpha, with translation MNAPTNPKELDLQTVEFKLDGKTIVSYEGETILKAAKRHGIDIPHLCFKDGYRPDGNCRACVVEINGERTLAPSCCRSATPGMEVKANSERALKGQKLVLEMLLSDMPDEGFKWVGDSKEEEQKHQHGELSTWAARMDVSVRPELKALRREKVSSDLSHPAMAVNLDACIQCNRCVRACREEQVNDVIGYAMRGAHSEIVFDLNDPMGESTCVACGECVQACPTGALMPKGLIGSQTVDRKVDSVCPFCGVGCQITYNVKNDKIVSVEGRDGPANHNRLCVKGRFGMDYIHNPQRLTKPLIRKSGVPKDESILEGKQDWSDIFREATWEEALDFAGGKLKELKDKHGLKVLAGFGSAKGSNEEAYLFQKLVRTGFGSNNVDHCTRLCHASSVAALLEGVGSGAVSNQVNDVEHSSLIMLIGSNPTANHPVAATWFKNAAKRGAKLVLCDPRKTEISKHAWRTMQFKPDTDVAMLNAMIYTIIEEGLADKDFIANRANNFEALKENIKGYSPEVMAPICGIPAETLREVAREFATTKSAMILWGMGVSQHVHGTDNARCLIALVSITGQIGKPGSGLHPLRGQNNVQGASDAGLIPMMFPNYQRVDNPEAHAWFEKFWNTPLDKKPGYTVVEIMHKITAPDSDPDKIRGMYVEGENPAMSDPDLNHARHALASLEHLVVQDIFMTETALLADVVLPASAWPEKVGTASNTDRMVQMGRKAVEPPGDAKADLWIIQEIAKRMGLNWNYQGPDAGVAEVYDEMRQAMHAAINGITWDRLVKESSVTYPCLSLEDPGRPIVFDDAFATPDGKVKLVPADIIPANERPDSDYPFVLITGRQLEHWHTGSMTRRATVLDAIEPMATVSMNGEDMTQLGVSAGDVITVQSRRGEVGIHVRRDDGTPRGAIFIPFAYYEAAANLITNPALDPFGKIPEFKYCAVKLSKGGEPSKVVGYGTNAPNGPKLMVNV, from the coding sequence ATGAACGCACCAACCAATCCAAAAGAACTCGATTTGCAAACTGTTGAATTCAAGTTAGATGGCAAGACGATTGTTTCCTATGAAGGTGAAACGATTCTCAAGGCCGCAAAACGCCATGGTATTGATATTCCACATTTGTGCTTTAAAGATGGCTATCGCCCAGATGGCAACTGCCGCGCCTGCGTAGTAGAAATTAATGGTGAGCGCACTTTGGCTCCTAGCTGCTGCAGAAGCGCTACACCTGGCATGGAAGTAAAGGCTAATAGTGAGCGCGCCTTAAAGGGTCAAAAGCTTGTTCTGGAGATGCTGCTATCTGATATGCCTGATGAAGGCTTTAAGTGGGTAGGTGACTCTAAAGAAGAAGAGCAAAAACATCAACATGGTGAGCTCAGCACTTGGGCTGCGCGTATGGATGTGAGTGTGCGTCCTGAACTCAAAGCGCTACGCCGTGAAAAAGTATCAAGCGATCTTTCTCATCCGGCGATGGCGGTGAACCTCGATGCCTGTATTCAATGTAATCGTTGTGTACGTGCTTGTCGTGAAGAGCAGGTTAATGATGTGATTGGCTACGCTATGCGTGGTGCGCATAGCGAAATCGTATTTGACCTGAATGATCCAATGGGTGAGAGCACTTGCGTTGCTTGCGGTGAATGTGTGCAGGCTTGCCCAACTGGTGCATTAATGCCAAAAGGTTTGATCGGTTCACAAACAGTGGATCGTAAGGTTGATTCTGTATGCCCATTCTGTGGCGTCGGTTGTCAGATTACCTATAACGTCAAAAATGACAAGATTGTTAGTGTTGAGGGTCGTGATGGCCCAGCTAACCATAATCGTCTGTGCGTTAAAGGGCGTTTTGGTATGGATTACATCCATAACCCACAGCGTTTAACTAAGCCCTTGATTCGTAAATCAGGCGTTCCAAAAGATGAATCGATCTTAGAAGGTAAACAAGATTGGTCTGATATTTTTCGTGAAGCGACATGGGAAGAGGCGCTGGATTTTGCTGGCGGCAAACTCAAAGAGCTCAAAGATAAACATGGACTCAAAGTTCTTGCTGGCTTTGGTTCTGCTAAAGGTAGTAACGAAGAGGCTTACTTGTTTCAAAAATTGGTTCGTACTGGCTTTGGTAGCAATAACGTCGACCACTGTACTCGCCTCTGTCATGCTTCCTCTGTAGCTGCACTATTAGAAGGTGTGGGCTCTGGCGCTGTAAGTAACCAGGTTAATGATGTTGAGCACTCTAGCTTGATCATGTTGATTGGATCAAACCCAACTGCTAACCATCCCGTAGCAGCAACTTGGTTTAAGAATGCCGCTAAGCGAGGTGCAAAACTCGTATTGTGTGATCCACGCAAGACTGAAATTAGTAAGCATGCCTGGCGCACCATGCAGTTCAAGCCCGATACTGACGTGGCCATGCTCAATGCCATGATCTACACGATTATTGAAGAAGGCTTGGCAGATAAAGATTTCATCGCCAATCGCGCGAATAACTTTGAAGCCCTAAAAGAAAACATCAAAGGCTATAGCCCTGAAGTGATGGCGCCAATCTGCGGTATTCCAGCAGAAACCTTGCGTGAAGTCGCTAGAGAATTTGCTACTACGAAATCAGCCATGATTTTGTGGGGCATGGGTGTGAGTCAGCACGTTCACGGCACTGACAATGCACGTTGCTTAATTGCTTTAGTCAGTATCACTGGTCAAATTGGCAAACCTGGTTCAGGATTGCATCCATTGCGCGGTCAAAATAATGTGCAGGGTGCCAGTGATGCTGGATTGATTCCGATGATGTTCCCGAACTATCAGCGCGTGGATAACCCAGAAGCGCATGCTTGGTTTGAGAAGTTCTGGAATACACCGCTGGATAAGAAGCCAGGCTATACCGTCGTTGAAATCATGCACAAGATTACTGCGCCTGATAGCGACCCCGATAAGATTCGTGGCATGTACGTTGAGGGTGAAAACCCTGCAATGAGTGACCCAGACTTAAATCATGCGCGTCATGCGCTCGCATCACTTGAACATTTAGTGGTGCAAGATATTTTCATGACTGAAACTGCTTTATTGGCAGACGTCGTATTACCAGCAAGCGCTTGGCCTGAGAAGGTGGGCACTGCAAGTAATACCGACCGTATGGTGCAAATGGGTAGAAAAGCAGTCGAGCCTCCTGGTGATGCTAAGGCTGACCTGTGGATCATTCAAGAAATTGCGAAGCGCATGGGTCTGAATTGGAATTACCAAGGCCCTGATGCTGGTGTTGCCGAAGTGTATGACGAAATGCGTCAAGCGATGCACGCTGCTATCAACGGCATTACCTGGGATCGATTGGTAAAAGAATCGAGCGTCACTTATCCATGTCTATCTTTGGAAGATCCAGGTCGACCAATTGTCTTTGATGATGCCTTTGCAACACCAGATGGCAAAGTCAAACTCGTGCCAGCAGACATCATTCCTGCAAACGAGCGTCCTGATAGCGACTATCCATTTGTACTCATTACAGGTCGTCAGTTAGAGCATTGGCATACTGGCAGTATGACGCGTCGTGCAACGGTATTGGATGCGATCGAACCTATGGCGACCGTGTCGATGAATGGTGAAGATATGACTCAGCTAGGCGTATCTGCTGGTGATGTGATTACTGTCCAGTCACGTCGTGGTGAGGTTGGTATTCATGTACGAAGAGATGATGGCACACCAAGAGGGGCTATCTTCATTCCATTTGCTTACTATGAGGCAGCAGCTAACCTCATTACCAACCCAGCCTTAGATCCGTTTGGCAAGATTCCGGAGTTTAAGTACTGCGCGGTGAAGTTAAGCAAGGGTGGTGAGCCTTCTAAGGTGGTGGGTTATGGCACCAATGCCCCTAACGGTCCAAAGTTGATGGTGAACGTTTAA
- the nadB gene encoding L-aspartate oxidase, giving the protein MASFKPSSSQTQNELPVLIIGAGLAGLTVALHMAESQPVILMAKRGLNEAATAWAQGGIVGVVDKEHDSIDAHVADTLNAGAGLVVESTARYIAEESAEAIKWLVEQGVPFTEDKSGPMGLHLTREGGHSHRRIAHAADATGKAIHEVLLDKAKAHKNIQILEHWIALDLITNRHLDAKTQRTKPNRCYGVYALDIQNNRVETIAAKSVVLATGGVGKVYRYTSNPDTATGDGIAMAWRAGCRVGNMEFIQFHPTCLYHPSDRTFLITEAMRGEGGLLKLPNGTRFMPEHDERNELAPRDIVARAIDFEMKKHGLDYVHLDATHLGEAFIKEHFPMIYARCLSLGLDITKEPIPVVPAAHYTCGGVVTDLKGRTDLPGLYAVGEATYTGLHGANRLASNSLLECVVIGKATADDISAINTPEVPNLPLWDESQVEDADEQVVIAHNWDELRSLMWNYVGIVRTNRRLERALHRIKLLRYEVQEYYANFKVTRDLIELRNLLECAELIVRSALMRRESRGLHYSRDYPGTWAVSYPTILTPQVDGAESAPEA; this is encoded by the coding sequence ATGGCCAGTTTCAAACCATCTTCCTCGCAAACTCAAAATGAGTTGCCTGTTCTCATTATTGGGGCAGGGCTTGCAGGCTTAACAGTTGCTCTGCATATGGCAGAGAGCCAGCCCGTCATTTTGATGGCTAAGCGTGGATTGAATGAAGCAGCAACTGCATGGGCGCAAGGCGGCATCGTTGGCGTAGTTGATAAAGAGCATGACAGTATTGATGCTCATGTGGCCGACACTTTAAATGCAGGTGCAGGCTTAGTGGTGGAATCTACTGCACGCTACATTGCTGAAGAAAGTGCCGAGGCAATTAAATGGTTGGTGGAGCAGGGTGTTCCCTTTACAGAAGATAAATCTGGTCCGATGGGTTTGCATCTGACACGTGAAGGTGGACATAGTCATCGCCGCATTGCGCACGCTGCTGATGCCACAGGCAAAGCGATTCATGAAGTGTTGCTCGATAAGGCAAAAGCACATAAAAATATTCAGATTCTGGAGCATTGGATTGCTTTAGATCTTATTACCAATCGACACCTCGATGCCAAGACACAGCGCACTAAACCCAATCGTTGTTATGGTGTTTACGCTCTAGACATTCAAAATAATCGGGTAGAAACGATTGCTGCAAAGTCGGTCGTGCTAGCTACCGGCGGTGTGGGTAAGGTCTATCGCTATACCAGCAACCCTGATACCGCAACAGGTGATGGTATCGCTATGGCTTGGCGTGCTGGCTGCCGTGTTGGTAATATGGAATTTATTCAGTTTCATCCAACTTGCTTGTATCACCCTAGTGACAGAACATTCTTGATTACTGAGGCTATGCGTGGTGAAGGTGGCTTATTAAAGCTGCCAAACGGTACGCGTTTTATGCCCGAGCATGATGAGCGTAATGAATTAGCGCCTCGCGATATCGTCGCACGCGCTATCGACTTTGAAATGAAAAAGCACGGCTTAGATTACGTGCACCTAGATGCCACACATTTAGGCGAAGCATTTATTAAAGAGCATTTTCCAATGATCTATGCCCGTTGCTTAAGCTTGGGACTGGATATCACTAAAGAACCTATTCCAGTAGTTCCTGCGGCGCACTATACCTGTGGTGGTGTCGTCACGGACCTCAAGGGCCGTACAGACTTACCAGGTCTTTATGCCGTAGGTGAGGCTACTTATACTGGTTTGCATGGCGCCAATCGTTTAGCTAGTAACTCATTATTAGAGTGTGTTGTGATTGGTAAGGCGACAGCCGATGATATTTCTGCAATCAATACTCCAGAAGTGCCAAATCTTCCCCTTTGGGATGAGAGCCAAGTTGAGGATGCTGATGAGCAGGTGGTTATTGCGCACAACTGGGATGAATTGCGCTCACTCATGTGGAACTATGTCGGCATCGTGCGAACCAATCGCCGATTAGAGCGTGCGCTACATCGCATTAAGTTGCTGCGTTACGAAGTGCAGGAGTATTACGCGAACTTTAAAGTCACGCGCGACCTGATTGAATTGCGTAATTTGCTCGAATGTGCTGAACTCATCGTGCGTTCAGCTCTGATGCGTAGAGAAAGTAGGGGATTGCACTACAGTCGTGATTACCCTGGAACCTGGGCAGTGTCCTACCCAACCATTCTGACGCCGCAAGTGGATGGCGCCGAGAGCGCTCCAGAAGCTTAA
- a CDS encoding TAXI family TRAP transporter solute-binding subunit codes for MASFKEDVSEHIGAVYQTVIDEAKSWFSLLKEIWPLLFLLLLGLSILLWFAKPAPPNKVLMATGVGGSYKALGEQYQTYFKSKGIHLELVETYGSQENLQRLIDRKDPIQAAFVQGGLIGADNLSGVESLGSVDFEPVWVFYRHKLYDETKHILDRDIAKLKINIGPVGSGTHTQALNILKLNDISANSPNLLSLPNADGVDALLRGEIDALILVDGFESKNVQKLIKNPEIHLANFGRANAYTRLMPYFEELTVPMGGFDLGKNIPDHPIQLISTTTNLLIDDRLHPAIQALFLEAAKEINGKKSYFAKSGQFPSYLNTEAPLSGEAKYYYEKGMPALMKYLPFWLAEFIERMFVLLLPFAAFAYPIIKSIPTYRTNLAKKQINSVYKELDKFEKDTLESFDPNRLEQYIEVLNAMELRVLNSKASKLATADCYSLRNNIEFIRNALEKQMLYKDKEA; via the coding sequence ATGGCCAGCTTTAAAGAGGATGTTTCTGAGCATATTGGCGCCGTATATCAAACGGTGATCGATGAGGCAAAAAGCTGGTTTAGCCTCTTAAAAGAAATCTGGCCACTACTGTTTCTCCTATTGCTCGGTCTGAGTATTCTGCTGTGGTTTGCTAAACCCGCCCCTCCTAATAAGGTGCTGATGGCAACGGGAGTCGGCGGATCTTACAAAGCCCTTGGTGAGCAATATCAAACCTACTTTAAAAGTAAAGGCATTCACCTAGAGCTGGTTGAAACATATGGCTCTCAAGAAAATTTGCAGCGCCTGATTGATCGTAAGGATCCAATTCAAGCAGCGTTTGTGCAGGGAGGTCTCATTGGCGCCGATAATCTATCGGGCGTAGAGTCTTTGGGTAGCGTAGATTTTGAACCAGTCTGGGTTTTCTATCGCCACAAACTATACGATGAGACTAAGCATATCTTGGACCGTGATATTGCCAAACTCAAAATCAATATTGGCCCAGTCGGTAGCGGCACGCACACTCAAGCTTTAAACATTCTCAAGCTTAATGATATATCAGCAAACTCCCCAAACTTACTTTCATTGCCAAATGCGGATGGTGTTGATGCATTGCTGCGCGGGGAGATTGATGCTCTCATCTTGGTCGATGGTTTTGAATCTAAGAATGTTCAAAAGCTCATTAAAAACCCGGAAATTCATTTGGCAAACTTTGGTAGAGCGAATGCTTATACCCGTTTAATGCCATATTTTGAGGAGCTGACTGTTCCTATGGGCGGCTTTGATTTGGGAAAAAATATTCCTGATCATCCGATACAACTGATCTCGACAACCACGAATTTATTGATCGATGACAGGCTTCATCCGGCGATCCAGGCGCTCTTCTTAGAAGCGGCTAAAGAGATCAATGGCAAAAAATCCTACTTTGCTAAGTCAGGTCAATTTCCAAGTTACCTCAATACCGAAGCGCCCTTAAGTGGTGAGGCCAAGTATTACTACGAGAAGGGCATGCCAGCCCTGATGAAATATCTGCCTTTTTGGCTTGCCGAATTTATTGAGCGGATGTTTGTGTTGCTCTTGCCATTTGCGGCTTTTGCCTACCCAATTATTAAATCGATTCCGACATACCGAACGAATTTAGCTAAAAAACAGATTAACTCGGTATACAAAGAGCTCGATAAGTTTGAAAAAGACACGTTGGAATCTTTTGATCCCAATCGGCTAGAGCAATATATTGAGGTACTCAATGCAATGGAGCTGAGAGTTCTTAATTCGAAAGCATCCAAGCTTGCTACAGCCGATTGCTATAGTCTGCGAAACAATATTGAATTTATTCGTAATGCTCTAGAAAAGCAGATGCTCTATAAAGACAAAGAGGCTTAA
- the nadC gene encoding carboxylating nicotinate-nucleotide diphosphorylase, producing the protein MFDFNETLEQARQRNIHDALLEDMGICDWTAKLVPNKSVQAQLIVRQDAVLCGVDWFEGTLKKLDPNAKVTWHYMEGDMMKADTKVCDISADSQALLSAERTCINFLQTLSWTASITRQHVDAIAGASPNPKGCAVLDTRKTIPGLRQAQKYAVRIGGGQNQRLTLWHGILIKENHIAAAGSVTAALKNAQALNSGVDIQIEVENFAELEEALAAGAKSILIDNFNTDQMKQAVAITAGRALLEASGGINLDQMRAIASTGVDRISLGKLTKDVIAVDFSMRILG; encoded by the coding sequence ATGTTCGACTTCAACGAAACCTTAGAGCAAGCTCGCCAACGCAATATTCATGATGCGTTGTTGGAAGATATGGGCATCTGTGATTGGACTGCCAAGCTGGTACCCAATAAATCAGTGCAAGCCCAATTGATTGTTCGCCAAGATGCGGTGCTGTGTGGAGTAGATTGGTTTGAGGGCACTCTTAAGAAATTAGATCCTAATGCCAAGGTTACGTGGCATTACATGGAAGGCGACATGATGAAGGCCGATACCAAGGTCTGCGATATATCGGCGGACTCTCAAGCCCTGCTCTCCGCTGAGCGCACCTGCATTAATTTTCTACAGACCCTATCTTGGACAGCTAGCATTACACGCCAACACGTCGATGCCATTGCTGGCGCGAGTCCTAACCCTAAGGGTTGTGCAGTACTTGATACTCGCAAGACTATTCCTGGATTACGCCAAGCCCAAAAGTATGCGGTGCGAATTGGTGGTGGCCAAAATCAACGTCTTACCCTATGGCATGGCATTCTGATTAAAGAAAATCATATTGCAGCAGCAGGTAGCGTGACTGCGGCTCTTAAAAATGCACAGGCCTTGAACTCTGGTGTAGATATTCAGATTGAGGTTGAGAATTTTGCCGAATTAGAAGAAGCACTAGCTGCTGGGGCTAAAAGCATCTTGATTGACAACTTTAATACCGATCAAATGAAGCAAGCAGTAGCCATCACTGCTGGCCGCGCATTGCTAGAAGCCTCCGGTGGAATCAATTTGGATCAAATGCGCGCTATTGCTTCTACAGGGGTAGATCGCATCTCTCTGGGCAAACTCACTAAAGATGTGATTGCGGTGGATTTCTCAATGCGCATCCTAGGTTAA
- the nadA gene encoding quinolinate synthase NadA, with the protein MNSTVSTPIAFDYPQQDSAGVTCTAQAWAKVPPHLAGPEKAAVIARIKQLLVEKDAALVAHYYVDGDIQDLALETGGFVADSLEMARFGKNHSAKNLIVAGVRFMGETAKILSPEKRIFMPDLDATCSLDLGCDATDFAKFRAAHPDRVVVVYANTSAAVKAQADWMVTSSCALAIVHQLKVDGKKILWAPDRHLGRYIQEQTGADMLLWNGACIVHDEFKAAELEILKAAHPNAKILVHPESPQAVVDLADVVGSTSAMLKAVVEGSATEYIVATDKGILHRMRQLAPNKKLIEAPTAGNSATCKSCAHCPWMAMNGLQGILDCLENASGEIFVDETIRTQALGCIERMLDFTTSHPELLAKAQHGFVKNIGAA; encoded by the coding sequence ATGAATTCCACTGTAAGCACCCCAATTGCTTTTGATTACCCCCAGCAAGACTCCGCTGGAGTTACCTGCACTGCCCAAGCTTGGGCCAAAGTGCCGCCCCACCTCGCCGGTCCTGAGAAAGCAGCTGTTATTGCCCGCATTAAACAATTGCTTGTGGAGAAAGATGCTGCTTTAGTGGCGCACTACTATGTTGATGGAGACATTCAAGATTTAGCGCTAGAGACTGGTGGTTTTGTTGCTGACTCTTTGGAGATGGCCCGCTTTGGTAAAAATCACTCCGCTAAGAATTTAATTGTAGCTGGTGTGCGCTTTATGGGTGAGACTGCCAAGATTCTGAGCCCAGAAAAACGCATCTTCATGCCAGACTTAGATGCCACCTGCTCCCTTGATTTGGGTTGTGATGCTACTGACTTTGCCAAGTTCCGCGCTGCTCACCCTGATCGAGTAGTGGTGGTCTATGCCAATACCTCGGCTGCAGTAAAAGCTCAGGCCGATTGGATGGTCACGAGCTCCTGTGCTCTTGCGATTGTTCATCAACTAAAAGTGGATGGTAAAAAGATTCTATGGGCACCAGATCGCCACTTAGGTAGATATATTCAAGAGCAAACCGGTGCTGATATGTTGCTCTGGAATGGCGCTTGCATTGTCCATGATGAATTCAAGGCTGCTGAATTAGAGATCCTCAAAGCCGCTCACCCGAATGCCAAGATCTTGGTTCACCCTGAATCGCCACAAGCTGTGGTTGATTTAGCCGATGTCGTAGGCTCTACTTCTGCCATGCTCAAAGCCGTTGTTGAAGGCTCTGCCACTGAATATATTGTGGCAACTGATAAAGGCATCTTGCATCGCATGCGCCAACTTGCCCCCAATAAGAAACTCATTGAGGCCCCAACTGCTGGCAACAGTGCTACCTGCAAAAGCTGTGCGCACTGCCCTTGGATGGCCATGAATGGCTTACAGGGCATTTTGGATTGCTTAGAAAACGCCTCTGGTGAAATCTTTGTTGATGAAACCATTCGTACACAAGCTTTAGGTTGTATTGAACGGATGCTGGATTTCACAACAAGTCACCCTGAGCTCTTAGCAAAAGCGCAGCACGGCTTTGTTAAAAATATTGGCGCTGCTTAA